The DNA sequence ACGACTTCGGAGCGGTGTACTGCGTCTCCGACATACAGGGCCAGGGGACCGAGGAAGAGAGGGTCCAGGCCCTTCAGACCGTGGGGTTCGCCCATTGGTCGTGGTATCTGACGTTTGCGGTTGCGGCGGCCGCCATCGCCGCGTTCATTTTGCTTTACAGGAGGACTGCGAATGCCTAAGAAAGGGTGGCTCTCCCAATTCAAGAGAGGCTACGAAGGGATGAAATCCGATCTGGAGGGTCCCGACGTATCCGAGATAGAGCTCAAGAAGAAGAGGTTCAGGCTGATAGTGCTGTTCGGGTCGCTGATGTCGGTCCTGGCCTTCCTGATATCCATATCGATATCGTCGGGAGGGGTGATACCTGTCAGCGAAGCTGTCGGTGCGCTGTTCTCGTCCGTCGGGAAGGCTCTCAGCGGCGACGGGAACCTGAACATGGTCGAGCTGTACATCTACAACGCCAGGCTGCCGAGGACCATCGCATCCATCGCCGTGGGAGCGGGATTGGCCATAGCCGGATGCATGTATCAGGCGATCATACGGAACCCGCTGGTGGACCCGTACATCACCGGAGTATCGTCCGGGGCCGGCTGTCTTGCGATGGCAGCGACCGCGCTGGGATTCAGCATCCCGTTCCTCGCGGACAACACCCTGTACATAATCCCGGTGGCCGCCATCATCGGAGGCATAGTCGCTTTCATCATCACCATGACCGTCGCAGAAGGCTCCGGCGGGTCGTCGATCAATTACATCCTCGCAGGGACGATAGTAGGGTTCGCGTTCTCGTCGGTCCAGACGGTGTTCATGTCCATGGGGAAGGACAACCTGACCGATGTCATGTGGTGGCTGTACGGCAGCTTCGCGAACGTGACCTGGGAGAACGCATGGATAGTCTTCGTGCCGGTCGTCGGCATATCGATAGCGGCGATGGTCTGGGCGAGGGAATTCAACCTGTACTCCATGGGAGAGGACCAGGCCGCCCAGCTCGGCCTCAACGTGAAGAGGTTCAAGCGCGTGACCATGGTGGTGGCGTCGATCCTGACGTCCCTCTGCGTCGCTTTCGTCGGGATAATAGGGTTCGTCGGATTGGTCGTCCCGCACGCGTGCAGGATGGCTCTGGGAAGCGACCACCGTCTGATAATGCCGGCGTCGGTCGTGATAGGCGCGATGCTCATGCTGTTCGCCGATCTGGTGGCCAGGACGGTCATGTCTCCCGCCGAGCTTCCTGTGGGCGCGATAACGGCGATGATAGGCACGCCCGTGTTCGCATACATGCTGATGAAGAGGGGGCGCAACTATGACGGATGAAACTCCGGTGCTGAGGGTCAGAGGGCTGTCCAAAGAGTTCGACGGCTTCCAGGCCTTGAAAGGGGTGGACCTGGAGTTCGGGAAAGGCCTCCTGATAGGTCTGATAGGCCCGAACGGATGCGGCAAGTCGACGATGATGAAGTGCATCTCCAGGGTCCATGAGCAGACCTCCGGGACCATAGAGGTGGACGGGAAGGATGTATCGTCGATGAAGGCGGCCGAGGTCGCTAAGCTGGTCGCGAGCGTTCCCGCCGAGGCCGGCCAGACCTTCGGGATAAGCGTGATGGACATGGTCATGCTGGGGAGATATCCGTTCGTGGACAGGATCTGGTGGGAGGATCCGGAGGACGAGAGAGTCGCCAAAGAGGCCATGCGCACGTTCGGGATCTATGAGCTGAGGAGGAAGCAGGTGGCTCTGTGCTCTTCCGGCGAGAGGCAGCGCGCTCTGATAGCGAAAGCTTACGTCCAGGAGCCGAAGCTCATGCTCGTGGACGAGCCCACGTCCCATCTGGACATGAAATACAAGCTCCAAGTGATGGAGTATCTGCAGAAGATGGCGCGCTCGGATATGACCGTGATGGTGGCGGAGCATGACATCTCCCTGATGGCCAGGTATTGCGACGTGTGCGTGATAATGAAGCGGGGGGAGGTCGTGGCAGTCGGCGATCCCAAGGAAATAATCACCGAGAAGCTCATCAGGGACGTCTACGAGGTCGAGGCCAGGGTCGGGCTTGATGCCGACGGGGAGATCTATGTCCTTCCCAAGAGGTACGTGGAAGGGTCTCTGCGAAGTTGACGTGGGCACGGTCGGCCTTCAGGTCAGCGTCCCATCTATTCGGCGGCCCTATCGGCGATTTCGCTCCGGGTTTTCCAGGATTTGTTCTCTGGCATGTCCCAGGATGTAGGTCTATGCGGCGTGCCTGCACAGCCAGAGTTTATCCTGCTTCGAGGCGAGTCCAGTTCGGGCGACATGATCAACCGGGAGATTTCCTTCGAGAGTACGGACCATGGAATGAAAGCTGGGTTCCACGATCCGAGGTTCGTGGTACCTATAGTGATGGAGGTGGTGAGGGAGGCCGAGGGTCTCACTTATGACCAGGTCGCATCGGCTTTCGAGTACGAGGCGGACGGCAGGACGATAAAGGGGTTGGATCCAGTGGTAGAATTCGGGACGGACCACACGCTGGACTCACTTTTTCTCTTGAGGCTGCCTTATAAGGGCGGGGTCAGGGAGGTGTATC is a window from the Candidatus Methanomethylophilaceae archaeon genome containing:
- a CDS encoding iron ABC transporter permease; protein product: MPKKGWLSQFKRGYEGMKSDLEGPDVSEIELKKKRFRLIVLFGSLMSVLAFLISISISSGGVIPVSEAVGALFSSVGKALSGDGNLNMVELYIYNARLPRTIASIAVGAGLAIAGCMYQAIIRNPLVDPYITGVSSGAGCLAMAATALGFSIPFLADNTLYIIPVAAIIGGIVAFIITMTVAEGSGGSSINYILAGTIVGFAFSSVQTVFMSMGKDNLTDVMWWLYGSFANVTWENAWIVFVPVVGISIAAMVWAREFNLYSMGEDQAAQLGLNVKRFKRVTMVVASILTSLCVAFVGIIGFVGLVVPHACRMALGSDHRLIMPASVVIGAMLMLFADLVARTVMSPAELPVGAITAMIGTPVFAYMLMKRGRNYDG
- a CDS encoding ABC transporter ATP-binding protein, coding for MTDETPVLRVRGLSKEFDGFQALKGVDLEFGKGLLIGLIGPNGCGKSTMMKCISRVHEQTSGTIEVDGKDVSSMKAAEVAKLVASVPAEAGQTFGISVMDMVMLGRYPFVDRIWWEDPEDERVAKEAMRTFGIYELRRKQVALCSSGERQRALIAKAYVQEPKLMLVDEPTSHLDMKYKLQVMEYLQKMARSDMTVMVAEHDISLMARYCDVCVIMKRGEVVAVGDPKEIITEKLIRDVYEVEARVGLDADGEIYVLPKRYVEGSLRS